A DNA window from uncultured Methanoregula sp. contains the following coding sequences:
- the ppsA gene encoding phosphoenolpyruvate synthase: MKDVPNILWLEEIRKEDIISVGGKGASLGEMASIGLPVPKAFVVTAQAFRRFLVETGLEKKIFASFERLDVENNEALEKAAEQAKAMVLKAKMPTVLRDEIKKAYHKMDAGDLIVAVRSSATAEDLPDASFAGQQETYLNIKGDANLILSVQKCWASLYGARAIYYRAKQGFDDNTVNIAVVVQQLVHSEKAGVMFTSHPISGEPLTIIEGSWGLGEAVVSGSVSPDKYVFDQRTERVVDTLISNKIVEIVADGDHGTKLADVPKDRQDTQVLSDAEVAKLAMYGKIAENHYGVPQDVEWGIVKGTFYILQSRPITTIGSRKEAKGMSGQKASANILIKGQGAAPGIASGKVVIIRDVKDTGSVKEGDILVTKMTNPDMVPAMRKVAAIVTDEGGMTCHAAIVSRELGTPAVVGTKTATSVLKNGQLVTVDGEMGLIYEGAVAPTAPAPAAGVAQQAVIAHAPIITATSVKVNVSIPEAAARAAATGADGVGLLRIEHLILGLNKTPGWFIQNNKEEEFVKELHDGIKIVLDAFPGKTVWVRTLDAPTDEFRNMKGGESEPHEHNPMLGWRGIRRDLQSPDQFRLQVESFQRLWKEGYDNLGIMFPMVSHPDQFIAAKEMMRACGVDVENVDLGIMIEIPSSAIMIEDFIHAGIKFASFGTNDLIQYTLAIDRNNENVADMYNPQHPAVLSLIHNAIQVCRAYNVECSICGQAGSDPKMAAWLVEHGITSVSANIDAIAKIREAVAKTEKRIILEAARTKDAE, from the coding sequence ATGAAAGATGTGCCCAATATTCTCTGGCTCGAGGAGATCAGGAAGGAGGATATTATTTCGGTGGGGGGCAAGGGAGCGTCTCTTGGAGAGATGGCGTCCATCGGCCTTCCGGTTCCGAAAGCCTTCGTCGTGACTGCTCAGGCATTCCGCAGGTTTTTAGTCGAGACCGGTCTTGAAAAGAAGATTTTTGCATCGTTCGAACGGCTCGATGTCGAGAACAACGAGGCACTGGAGAAAGCAGCCGAACAGGCAAAGGCTATGGTCCTGAAGGCAAAGATGCCGACAGTACTCCGGGACGAGATCAAAAAAGCCTACCATAAGATGGACGCAGGCGATCTCATCGTTGCGGTGCGGTCCAGCGCCACTGCCGAAGACCTGCCGGACGCCAGCTTTGCCGGCCAGCAGGAGACCTACCTGAATATCAAAGGCGATGCAAATCTCATTCTTTCAGTCCAGAAATGCTGGGCATCGCTCTATGGTGCGCGGGCCATCTATTACCGGGCCAAACAGGGATTCGATGACAATACCGTCAATATAGCCGTGGTTGTCCAGCAGCTCGTCCATTCCGAGAAAGCCGGTGTGATGTTCACCTCCCACCCGATATCGGGCGAACCCTTAACAATCATCGAGGGATCGTGGGGCCTCGGGGAAGCCGTGGTCTCCGGCTCGGTATCTCCCGACAAATATGTCTTTGACCAGAGGACGGAGAGAGTCGTCGACACGCTCATCTCCAACAAGATAGTCGAGATCGTTGCCGATGGCGACCATGGCACGAAACTTGCCGATGTGCCAAAGGACCGGCAGGACACGCAGGTGCTCTCGGATGCCGAGGTTGCCAAACTCGCGATGTACGGCAAGATCGCGGAGAACCATTACGGGGTTCCGCAGGATGTCGAGTGGGGTATCGTCAAGGGAACGTTCTATATTCTCCAGTCCCGGCCGATAACAACCATCGGCAGCAGGAAGGAGGCAAAGGGCATGTCAGGACAAAAAGCAAGCGCGAACATTCTGATCAAGGGCCAGGGTGCGGCACCCGGCATAGCTTCAGGCAAAGTCGTGATCATCCGCGATGTCAAGGACACGGGATCGGTCAAGGAAGGCGACATTCTGGTCACGAAGATGACCAATCCGGACATGGTGCCGGCCATGCGCAAGGTGGCGGCGATCGTGACCGACGAAGGCGGGATGACCTGCCATGCGGCAATCGTGAGCCGGGAACTGGGCACGCCGGCTGTTGTCGGGACCAAAACGGCAACGTCAGTTCTCAAGAACGGGCAGCTCGTCACGGTCGATGGCGAGATGGGCCTCATCTACGAAGGCGCGGTTGCACCGACAGCCCCCGCACCCGCTGCCGGGGTTGCCCAGCAGGCTGTCATCGCCCATGCCCCGATCATCACCGCAACGAGCGTCAAGGTGAACGTCTCCATCCCCGAGGCAGCAGCCCGGGCAGCGGCAACCGGCGCAGACGGCGTCGGGCTCCTCCGGATCGAGCACCTGATCCTCGGCCTCAACAAGACCCCCGGCTGGTTCATCCAGAACAACAAGGAAGAGGAGTTCGTCAAGGAGCTCCACGACGGCATCAAGATCGTGCTCGATGCATTCCCGGGGAAGACCGTCTGGGTCCGGACCCTGGATGCCCCGACCGACGAGTTCCGGAACATGAAAGGCGGCGAGAGCGAGCCGCACGAGCACAACCCGATGCTCGGCTGGAGAGGCATCCGCCGCGATCTCCAGAGCCCCGACCAGTTCCGGCTCCAGGTCGAGTCCTTCCAGCGCCTCTGGAAGGAGGGATACGACAACCTCGGCATCATGTTCCCGATGGTCTCCCACCCCGACCAGTTTATCGCTGCAAAAGAGATGATGCGGGCCTGCGGCGTGGATGTCGAGAATGTGGATCTCGGCATCATGATCGAGATCCCCTCGAGCGCGATCATGATCGAGGACTTCATTCATGCCGGGATCAAGTTCGCTTCGTTCGGCACCAATGACTTAATCCAGTACACCCTTGCCATTGACCGGAACAACGAGAACGTTGCCGACATGTACAACCCCCAGCACCCGGCGGTCCTTTCCCTGATCCACAATGCAATCCAGGTATGCCGGGCATACAATGTCGAATGCTCGATCTGCGGCCAGGCCGGCTCCGATCCGAAGATGGCAGCCTGGCTTGTCGAGCACGGCATCACCAGCGTTTCAGCCAACATCGATGCCATTGCAAAGATCCGCGAAGCAGTTGCAAAGACAGAAAAACGCATCATCCTCGAAGCCGCGAGAACAAAAGATGCTGAATAA
- the hpt gene encoding hypoxanthine/guanine phosphoribosyltransferase: MLDRLVESLETCPMVKRGEYNYFIHPITDGVPIVEPALLRDVAAAMIKVMDLNGVDKIVVVEAMGIHIGSVLSTMTDIPMTVMRKRVYNLPHEVPVHQKTGYSKGELYLNGVYKGDRVVIIDDVVSTGGTMKALLHALEIAGADVVDVCIAIQRGEPDIGRPYKSLVKIEVDDRVHVVKRFL; the protein is encoded by the coding sequence ATGCTTGACCGGCTTGTAGAATCCCTTGAGACCTGCCCGATGGTGAAACGCGGGGAGTACAATTACTTCATCCACCCGATCACCGACGGGGTACCGATTGTCGAACCAGCCCTCCTCCGCGATGTGGCAGCCGCCATGATCAAGGTGATGGACTTGAATGGCGTGGACAAGATCGTTGTCGTGGAAGCCATGGGCATCCACATCGGCTCCGTCCTCTCGACCATGACCGACATCCCGATGACGGTGATGCGCAAGCGTGTGTACAACCTGCCCCACGAGGTCCCGGTCCACCAGAAGACCGGCTATTCGAAGGGCGAGCTGTACTTAAACGGCGTGTACAAGGGCGACCGCGTCGTGATCATCGATGACGTGGTCAGCACGGGCGGGACCATGAAGGCGCTCCTCCATGCGCTGGAGATCGCAGGTGCAGACGTGGTCGATGTCTGCATCGCCATCCAGCGGGGGGAGCCCGATATCGGCCGGCCGTACAAGTCCCTCGTGAAGATCGAGGTGGATGACCGGGTCCATGTTGTCAAGCGGTTCCTCTGA
- the mfnA gene encoding tyrosine decarboxylase MfnA, giving the protein MLNKGRSEEELFRFLLEKKREDLDHDFILSSMCTIPHSVAVRAHCMFMETNLGDPGLFPGTFSLEKLLVQRFGELFHCPGAGGYATSGGTESNIQALRLAKARRHDISTPNVIVPGSAHFSFKKACDILGLEMRRTPLCKDHRMDADAAAGLVDKNTVAIVGVAGTTEYGMVDPIPALGKIAVQDDIFFHVDAAFGGMVIPFLPDPIPFDFAVPGVTTIAVDPHKMGMSTIPAGCLLTREADLLNILNIDTPYLTVKQEYTLGGTRPGAPVAGALAVLDYLGREGMTAIVAGCMKNTERLIAGMETRGFMRAATPDVNVSTFVCMKEQVPGPWKVSWTCQGHLRIVCMPHVHLDRIEAFLKDIGENHA; this is encoded by the coding sequence ATGCTGAATAAGGGTCGGTCCGAAGAAGAACTCTTCCGATTCCTCCTGGAGAAAAAGCGGGAGGATCTTGACCACGACTTTATTTTAAGTTCGATGTGCACGATCCCGCACAGCGTTGCCGTGCGGGCCCACTGCATGTTCATGGAGACGAACCTCGGGGACCCGGGGCTCTTTCCCGGGACATTCTCCCTCGAAAAACTCCTCGTGCAGCGTTTTGGCGAGCTCTTCCACTGCCCCGGTGCGGGCGGGTATGCCACGAGCGGGGGGACCGAGTCCAACATCCAGGCCCTCCGGCTTGCAAAAGCCCGCAGGCACGATATCTCCACACCGAATGTGATCGTGCCCGGCTCCGCCCATTTCTCCTTCAAGAAGGCCTGCGATATCCTCGGCCTGGAGATGCGCCGGACGCCTCTGTGCAAGGATCACCGCATGGACGCGGATGCTGCTGCAGGGCTTGTGGATAAGAACACGGTCGCCATTGTAGGAGTTGCCGGCACCACCGAGTACGGCATGGTGGACCCGATCCCCGCACTCGGAAAGATCGCGGTGCAGGACGACATCTTCTTCCATGTGGATGCCGCATTCGGCGGCATGGTCATCCCGTTCCTTCCCGATCCCATCCCGTTCGACTTTGCCGTGCCCGGCGTGACCACTATCGCGGTCGATCCCCACAAGATGGGCATGAGCACGATCCCGGCCGGATGCCTCCTCACCCGGGAGGCAGATCTCTTAAACATCCTCAATATCGATACCCCGTACCTGACCGTCAAGCAGGAGTACACGCTTGGCGGAACACGGCCCGGTGCCCCGGTTGCCGGGGCGCTCGCGGTCCTCGACTATCTTGGCAGGGAGGGCATGACCGCCATAGTTGCCGGGTGCATGAAGAACACGGAGCGTCTCATCGCCGGGATGGAGACCCGGGGATTCATGCGGGCTGCAACTCCCGATGTGAACGTCTCGACCTTTGTGTGCATGAAAGAACAGGTCCCGGGGCCCTGGAAGGTCTCCTGGACCTGCCAGGGTCACCTCCGCATAGTCTGTATGCCCCACGTGCACCTGGACAGAATTGAAGCATTTTTGAAAGATATAGGTGAGAACCATGCTTGA
- a CDS encoding METTL5 family protein — MKLKNLEMMLQRLEGFSRPRAALEQYQTPAPLAARLLFHAFMKQDIEGRRVCDLGSGTGVLAIGAALLGAEHVTGVEIDEQAIRVAEANAELLDADVTFVASDVRDPGFFEKTSPCDTIVMNPPFGAQKTHADRPFIDAALAIAPVTYSIFNAGSTPFVKAYTEGRAEISEKIGGAFQIKRTFAFHTKDVQEIEVEILRLIRTQ; from the coding sequence ATGAAACTCAAGAACCTGGAGATGATGCTCCAGCGCCTTGAAGGTTTTTCCCGGCCCCGGGCGGCCCTTGAACAATACCAGACCCCGGCCCCGCTTGCCGCCCGGCTCCTCTTCCACGCATTCATGAAACAGGACATCGAAGGCCGCAGAGTCTGCGATCTCGGGAGCGGAACGGGGGTTCTTGCCATCGGGGCTGCCCTGCTCGGAGCTGAACACGTAACGGGAGTTGAGATCGACGAGCAGGCGATCCGCGTCGCGGAGGCAAATGCCGAATTGCTGGATGCCGACGTTACCTTTGTTGCATCCGACGTACGGGACCCGGGATTCTTCGAGAAAACCAGTCCCTGCGATACGATTGTCATGAACCCGCCGTTCGGGGCCCAGAAAACCCATGCCGACCGGCCGTTCATCGACGCAGCCCTGGCCATTGCGCCGGTCACCTACAGCATCTTTAATGCGGGATCCACCCCATTTGTAAAAGCCTACACAGAAGGAAGGGCGGAGATTTCCGAGAAGATCGGCGGGGCATTCCAAATAAAGCGCACCTTTGCCTTCCATACAAAAGACGTGCAGGAGATCGAGGTCGAGATCCTACGGCTGATACGGACACAGTAA
- the dph2 gene encoding diphthamide biosynthesis enzyme Dph2 has protein sequence MTGSMLSSGSSELVEKLRARGAKTIALQFPAGLKRKAGEYARLLREAGFTVIVSGDPCYGACDLALDTLAFADVLVHFGHAPVDDQPGVIFEPYRVDFDPAVLEKALPLLTRTTVGLVTTVQHVHLIPAMEAFLRSRGIEARVSPGSGRTPHPGQVLGCCFSAARIPGAEEILFIGTGVFHPVGMALTTGLRVIALDPLTGTAQEVNGDALRRRRFATMEKARGAGAVGIIVSTKQGQQRLDLARRLASLSPSAVIVTMREVSPDELLNLGFAAYVNTACPRLAYDDQVRFPVPVLSPQEFEILCGKRTWDEYAIDEIP, from the coding sequence ATGACCGGGTCCATGTTGTCAAGCGGTTCCTCTGAACTGGTGGAAAAACTGCGGGCGCGGGGGGCAAAGACCATTGCTCTCCAGTTCCCGGCAGGGCTGAAGAGGAAAGCCGGGGAATATGCACGGCTCCTGCGCGAGGCCGGTTTTACGGTCATCGTCAGCGGCGATCCCTGCTACGGGGCCTGCGACCTGGCGCTCGACACCCTTGCTTTTGCCGACGTGCTCGTCCATTTCGGCCATGCTCCCGTGGATGACCAGCCAGGGGTGATCTTCGAGCCGTACCGCGTGGACTTCGATCCTGCGGTGCTTGAAAAGGCATTGCCGCTCCTTACCCGCACAACGGTCGGCCTTGTCACGACCGTCCAGCACGTCCATCTCATCCCGGCCATGGAAGCGTTCCTCCGTTCCCGGGGAATCGAGGCAAGGGTCAGTCCGGGAAGCGGGCGGACCCCCCACCCGGGCCAGGTGCTCGGCTGCTGTTTTTCCGCTGCCCGTATTCCGGGTGCGGAGGAGATCCTCTTTATCGGAACCGGCGTCTTCCACCCGGTCGGCATGGCTCTCACCACAGGACTCCGGGTCATTGCGCTCGATCCCCTCACCGGGACGGCACAGGAAGTGAACGGCGATGCTCTCCGTCGCAGGCGGTTTGCCACAATGGAGAAAGCCCGCGGCGCCGGCGCCGTGGGCATCATCGTCTCCACCAAACAGGGCCAGCAGCGCCTCGACCTTGCACGCCGCCTTGCTTCGCTCTCGCCCTCCGCAGTCATCGTTACGATGCGGGAAGTGAGCCCGGACGAGCTTTTGAACCTCGGGTTCGCCGCATACGTGAATACCGCCTGTCCCCGGCTGGCGTACGACGACCAGGTGAGGTTTCCCGTGCCGGTCCTCTCCCCGCAGGAGTTCGAGATCCTCTGCGGGAAGCGGACGTGGGACGAGTACGCCATTGACGAGATCCCATGA